One window from the genome of Rhodopseudomonas sp. P2A-2r encodes:
- a CDS encoding TetR/AcrR family transcriptional regulator codes for MTLVPDTIEADMRARILVVAERLFREIGYQKTTVADIAKVLRMSPANIYRFFNSKKSIHAGVARHLMGEVEEAAGIIVGGRGPVTPRLRELLATVHRMNSERYVGDAKLHEMVRIAMEENWEVCSAHMEHIATMIGSVIAEGAASGEFHAPDVPLAAMCVCSAMMRFFHPQMIAECAQKPGPSLDQMIDFVLAGLAPRG; via the coding sequence ATGACGCTTGTTCCCGATACGATCGAAGCCGATATGCGTGCCCGCATTCTTGTGGTGGCGGAGCGCCTGTTCCGTGAAATCGGCTATCAGAAGACCACCGTCGCGGACATCGCCAAGGTGCTGCGGATGAGTCCCGCCAACATCTATCGCTTCTTTAATTCGAAGAAGTCGATCCATGCCGGCGTGGCGCGGCATCTGATGGGGGAGGTCGAGGAAGCTGCCGGGATTATTGTCGGTGGGCGCGGCCCGGTTACGCCGCGGCTGCGCGAATTGCTCGCAACCGTCCACCGGATGAACTCGGAGCGCTATGTCGGCGACGCCAAGTTGCACGAAATGGTCCGGATCGCGATGGAGGAGAACTGGGAAGTCTGCTCCGCCCATATGGAGCACATCGCCACCATGATTGGCAGCGTGATCGCCGAGGGCGCGGCATCGGGCGAATTCCATGCGCCGGACGTGCCGCTCGCGGCGATGTGCGTCTGCAGCGCCATGATGCGGTTTTTCCACCCGCAGATGATCGCCGAATGCGCCCAGAAGCCGGGCCCCTCCCTGGACCAGATGATCGACTTCGTGCTTGCCGGGCTGGCGCCGCGCGGCTAG
- a CDS encoding efflux RND transporter permease subunit, with protein sequence MHRFNLSAWAVSHPALILFLIIALAVGGFFSYQKLGRAEDPSFTVKVVVVTAMWPGATAKELQEQVADPIEKKLQELPYFDKVQTYSKPSFTAMQVSFKDNAPPKDVPYLFYLLRKKIADVQPSLPTGLINLNINDEYSDVDSILYMMTGDGADYAQLKKAAEGMRQRLLKVDGVTKVNLYGTQDERIYVEFSHAKLATLGITPKTLFDSLAKQNAITPAGIVETSSQRVPLRVTGALDGARTVAETPVESNGRVFRLGDIATVTRGFVDPTDYKVFQKGKPALGIGVVTANGANILELGKEVEKAKSEFMAAVPQGIEVEQIADQPLVVEHAVGEFVNSFIEALAIVLFVSFVALGWRTGIVVALSVPLVLGIVFIVMNAMHIDLHRITLGALIIALGLLVDDAIIAVEMMVVKMEQGWDRVRAASFAWESTAFPMLTGTLITAVGFLPIGFANSAVGEYAGGIFWIVAIALVASWFVAVIFTPYIGVKLLPNFAAHGNANHDPHAVYETRMYRGLRSVIAWCVEHRIKVVVATVGIFAAAIVGFGHVQQQFFPLSERPELFLQLRLPEGTAFDVTSKSVKSAETLLKDDKDIATYTAYVGRGSPRFWLGLNPQLPNEAFAEIVIVARDVEARERIKARIEKQVADGQLPEARVRVDRFNFGPPVGFPVQFRVVGPDTAVVREIAYKVRDVMRANPNMIDPHLDWNEQTPYLKLVVDQDRARALGLTPQDMSQSLAMLISGAPVTTVRDGIEKVGVVARAVASERLDLGRVGDLTITSRNGIAVPLSQVATIEYAHEEPILWRRSRDMAITARGDVIDGVQPPDITTQIAPKLQAIRDSLQPAYRIEAGGAFEESAKGNASIAVLFPLMIIIMLTLLMVQLQSFSRLVLVFLTAPLGIVGASLGLNVANAPFGFVALLGLIALAGMIMRNAVILVDQIETDVSHGLTRREAIVEATVRRARPVVLTALAAILAMIPLSRSAFWGPMAITIMGGLFVATFLTLLYLPGLYALWFRNSLEERGSAEAVDPATQRGHPGPAIPLAAAAE encoded by the coding sequence ATGCATCGCTTCAACCTCTCCGCCTGGGCTGTCAGCCATCCCGCGCTGATCCTGTTCCTCATCATCGCGCTCGCCGTCGGCGGGTTCTTCTCCTATCAGAAGCTCGGCCGTGCCGAGGACCCGTCGTTCACGGTGAAGGTCGTGGTCGTCACTGCGATGTGGCCCGGCGCTACCGCAAAGGAACTGCAGGAGCAGGTCGCCGACCCCATCGAGAAGAAGCTGCAGGAGCTGCCTTACTTCGACAAGGTGCAGACCTATTCGAAGCCCTCCTTCACCGCCATGCAGGTCTCCTTCAAGGACAACGCGCCGCCGAAGGATGTGCCGTACCTGTTCTATCTGCTGCGCAAGAAGATCGCCGACGTGCAGCCGTCGCTCCCCACCGGGCTGATCAACCTCAACATCAACGACGAATACAGCGACGTCGATTCCATCCTCTACATGATGACCGGCGACGGCGCCGACTACGCGCAGCTGAAGAAAGCCGCAGAAGGCATGCGGCAGCGCCTGCTGAAGGTCGACGGTGTCACCAAGGTCAATCTGTACGGCACCCAGGACGAGCGGATCTACGTCGAGTTCTCGCACGCCAAGCTGGCGACGCTCGGCATCACGCCGAAGACCTTGTTCGATTCGCTGGCCAAGCAGAATGCCATCACCCCCGCGGGCATCGTGGAAACCTCGTCGCAGCGCGTGCCGCTGCGCGTCACCGGCGCGCTCGACGGCGCCAGGACCGTCGCGGAAACGCCGGTAGAGAGCAACGGCCGCGTGTTCCGGCTCGGCGACATCGCCACCGTCACCCGCGGCTTCGTCGACCCCACCGACTACAAGGTGTTCCAGAAGGGCAAGCCGGCGCTTGGCATCGGCGTCGTCACCGCCAATGGCGCCAACATTCTCGAACTCGGCAAGGAGGTCGAGAAGGCCAAGAGCGAATTCATGGCCGCGGTGCCGCAGGGCATCGAGGTCGAGCAGATCGCCGACCAGCCGCTGGTCGTGGAGCACGCCGTCGGCGAGTTCGTGAATTCCTTCATCGAGGCGCTGGCCATCGTGCTGTTCGTCAGCTTCGTGGCGCTGGGCTGGCGCACCGGCATCGTGGTCGCGCTGTCGGTGCCGCTGGTGCTCGGCATCGTGTTCATTGTCATGAACGCGATGCACATCGACCTGCACCGGATCACGCTGGGCGCGCTGATCATCGCGCTCGGCCTGCTGGTCGACGACGCCATCATCGCGGTGGAAATGATGGTGGTGAAGATGGAGCAGGGCTGGGACCGCGTCCGCGCGGCGTCCTTTGCCTGGGAGTCGACCGCCTTCCCGATGCTGACCGGCACGCTGATCACCGCGGTGGGCTTCCTGCCGATCGGCTTCGCCAATTCCGCGGTCGGCGAATATGCCGGCGGCATTTTCTGGATCGTGGCGATCGCGCTGGTGGCGTCGTGGTTCGTGGCGGTGATCTTCACGCCCTATATCGGCGTCAAGCTGCTGCCGAATTTCGCTGCCCACGGCAATGCCAACCACGATCCGCACGCGGTGTACGAGACTCGCATGTATCGCGGCCTGCGCAGCGTCATCGCCTGGTGCGTCGAACACCGCATCAAGGTGGTCGTGGCGACCGTCGGCATTTTCGCCGCCGCCATCGTCGGCTTCGGCCATGTGCAGCAACAGTTCTTCCCGCTGTCCGAGCGGCCCGAACTGTTCCTGCAGTTGCGTCTGCCGGAAGGCACGGCATTCGATGTTACGTCGAAATCCGTCAAGTCGGCGGAGACGTTGCTGAAGGACGACAAGGACATCGCGACCTATACCGCCTATGTCGGAAGGGGATCGCCGCGGTTCTGGCTCGGACTCAACCCGCAACTGCCGAACGAGGCCTTCGCCGAGATCGTCATCGTGGCCAGGGACGTCGAGGCGCGCGAACGGATCAAGGCGCGAATCGAGAAGCAGGTCGCCGACGGGCAGTTGCCGGAGGCGCGGGTCCGTGTCGATCGCTTCAACTTCGGCCCGCCGGTCGGCTTCCCGGTCCAGTTCCGCGTGGTCGGCCCGGACACCGCCGTGGTGCGCGAGATCGCCTACAAAGTCCGTGACGTAATGCGCGCCAATCCCAACATGATCGATCCGCATCTCGACTGGAACGAGCAGACGCCCTATCTCAAGCTTGTGGTCGATCAGGATCGCGCCCGCGCGCTCGGCCTGACGCCTCAGGATATGTCGCAGTCGCTGGCGATGCTGATCTCCGGCGCGCCGGTGACCACGGTTCGCGACGGCATCGAGAAGGTCGGCGTGGTGGCCCGTGCGGTGGCGTCCGAGCGGCTCGACCTCGGCCGGGTCGGCGATCTCACCATCACCTCGCGGAACGGCATCGCCGTCCCGCTGTCGCAGGTCGCGACCATCGAATACGCCCACGAGGAGCCGATCCTGTGGCGGCGCAGCCGCGACATGGCGATCACCGCGCGCGGCGACGTCATCGACGGCGTGCAGCCGCCCGACATCACCACGCAGATCGCGCCCAAATTGCAGGCGATCCGCGACAGCCTGCAGCCGGCCTACCGCATCGAGGCGGGCGGCGCATTCGAGGAATCCGCCAAGGGCAATGCCTCGATCGCCGTGCTGTTTCCGCTGATGATCATCATCATGCTGACGCTGCTGATGGTTCAGCTGCAGAGCTTCTCACGGCTGGTGCTGGTGTTCCTGACGGCGCCGCTCGGCATCGTCGGCGCCTCGCTGGGGCTCAACGTCGCCAACGCGCCGTTCGGTTTCGTGGCGCTGCTCGGCCTGATCGCGCTGGCCGGCATGATCATGCGCAACGCCGTGATTCTGGTCGACCAGATCGAGACCGACGTCAGTCACGGTCTGACCCGGCGCGAAGCCATCGTCGAAGCCACCGTGCGCCGCGCCCGGCCGGTGGTGCTGACCGCGCTGGCAGCCATCCTGGCGATGATTCCGCTGTCGCGCTCCGCCTTCTGGGGCCCGATGGCCATCACCATCATGGGCGGGCTGTTCGTGGCCACCTTCCTGACTCTGCTATATTTGCCGGGCCTTTATGCGCTATGGTTTCGCAACAGCTTGGAAGAACGCGGTTCCGCCGAGGCCGTTGATCCTGCAACGCAGCGTGGCCATCCCGGGCCTGCAATTCCCCTTGCCGCGGCTGCCGAATAA
- a CDS encoding efflux RND transporter periplasmic adaptor subunit — MSREPRFRRSSRQLAAVLAILPAFALAACSKAPAEKAENKRPVLVAEVHYTPESPARSFVGTIKPRIETDIGFRVTGKVAKRLVEVGQTVDVGQALAILDEVDLKLQAEQAVAELSAATGVLAQASAAEGRASELRSKGWSTQAQLDQAKAAADEARARLNRAERSVELTKNSLSYATLLADTRGVVTATLIDAGQVVAAGQTAIRVARFAEKEAVVAIPETLVGRAKDGVATVSLWSEPTRTYAAKLREIAPNADASTRTYLAKFSLPDAGDSVSLGMTATLTLSDPTTARIARVPLSALFSQGNGSSLYVVDDAGAVALKPVTVKSYETKDVLISGGVEEGAKVVVLGVQKLDPAQKVHVVSALTF; from the coding sequence ATGTCGCGTGAGCCGAGATTTCGTCGTTCATCCCGTCAGCTGGCCGCCGTGCTGGCGATCCTGCCGGCGTTTGCGCTGGCCGCTTGCAGCAAGGCTCCCGCCGAAAAGGCCGAAAACAAGCGCCCGGTGCTGGTCGCCGAGGTGCATTACACGCCGGAATCCCCGGCGCGCAGCTTTGTCGGCACCATCAAGCCCCGCATCGAGACCGATATCGGCTTTCGCGTCACCGGCAAGGTGGCGAAACGCCTGGTCGAGGTGGGACAGACCGTCGACGTCGGGCAAGCCCTTGCGATTCTGGACGAAGTCGATCTGAAGCTGCAGGCCGAGCAGGCGGTCGCCGAACTGTCCGCCGCCACAGGCGTGCTCGCGCAGGCCAGCGCCGCCGAAGGCCGCGCCAGCGAATTGCGCAGCAAGGGCTGGTCGACGCAGGCCCAGCTCGATCAGGCCAAGGCCGCCGCCGATGAGGCCCGCGCCCGGTTGAACCGAGCTGAGCGCTCGGTCGAACTCACCAAGAATAGTCTGTCCTATGCCACCCTGCTCGCCGATACCCGCGGCGTCGTCACCGCAACGCTGATCGATGCCGGCCAGGTAGTTGCCGCTGGTCAGACGGCCATCCGTGTGGCGCGCTTCGCCGAAAAGGAAGCCGTGGTGGCAATTCCGGAAACGCTGGTCGGGCGCGCCAAGGATGGCGTCGCCACGGTGTCGCTGTGGTCGGAGCCGACCAGGACATACGCTGCAAAGCTGCGCGAGATTGCGCCCAATGCCGACGCCTCGACGCGGACCTATCTGGCAAAGTTCTCGCTGCCCGATGCCGGCGACAGCGTGTCGCTGGGCATGACGGCGACGCTGACCCTGTCCGATCCGACCACCGCGCGCATCGCGCGGGTGCCGCTCTCGGCGCTGTTCAGCCAGGGCAACGGCTCGTCGCTCTATGTGGTCGATGACGCCGGCGCGGTTGCGCTGAAGCCGGTCACGGTGAAGTCCTACGAAACCAAGGACGTGCTGATCTCCGGCGGCGTCGAGGAAGGCGCCAAGGTGGTGGTGCTTGGGGTGCAGAAGCTGGACCCCGCGCAAAAGGTCCACGTCGTCTCCGCCCTGACGTTCTGA
- a CDS encoding MFS transporter: MSQTAAGARAMMRGAKTDIETSTIRAISLRLIPFLVLAYFLAYLDRVNLGFAALTMNEELKFTPTMFSWGAGIFFIGYFIFEVPSNIALEKFGASRWIARIMVSWGIISALMAMVSGPWSFYTLRFLLGVAEAGFFPGIILYLTYWYPAEYRARFLAAFAIAVPVSTVIGAPVSGLLLGLDGTLGLHGWQWLFIIEGIPSVVLGIVTWFYLTDKPSQATWLSAEEKAWLSAKLASEHEAKAQHRMTLGQALSSKKVLLLSVVYFGFVGALYGMQFWLPQIVKAFGFNNVQTGFVTAIPYLFGSVAMVLWARHSDRTRERVWHVGLPLLLTALALGACGYIQDPTLTMVAITVAAIGVFCTFALFWTLPTAWLSGTAAAGGIALINSIGNLAGFGGPYLIGWIKEATGSTATGLLVLAILPLVAGLLVLFGKHGTTTEFVAPAAARPVK; encoded by the coding sequence ATGAGCCAGACCGCCGCCGGCGCGCGCGCGATGATGCGCGGAGCCAAGACCGACATCGAGACCTCGACCATCCGCGCGATTTCGCTGCGGCTGATTCCGTTTCTGGTGCTGGCCTATTTCCTGGCCTATCTCGATCGCGTCAATCTCGGTTTTGCCGCGCTGACCATGAATGAGGAACTGAAGTTCACGCCGACCATGTTCTCGTGGGGTGCCGGCATCTTCTTCATCGGCTATTTCATCTTCGAAGTGCCCAGCAACATCGCGCTGGAAAAATTCGGCGCCAGCCGCTGGATTGCCCGCATCATGGTGAGCTGGGGCATCATCTCGGCGCTGATGGCCATGGTCAGCGGCCCCTGGAGTTTCTACACGCTGCGCTTTCTGCTCGGCGTCGCCGAAGCCGGCTTCTTCCCCGGCATCATCCTGTATCTCACCTACTGGTATCCGGCCGAATACCGCGCGCGCTTCCTCGCCGCCTTCGCCATCGCGGTGCCGGTGTCCACGGTGATCGGCGCGCCGGTGTCGGGCCTGTTGCTCGGCCTCGACGGCACGCTCGGACTGCATGGCTGGCAGTGGCTGTTCATCATCGAGGGCATTCCCTCGGTGGTGCTCGGCATCGTCACCTGGTTCTATCTCACCGACAAGCCGTCGCAGGCGACCTGGCTGAGCGCCGAGGAGAAGGCCTGGCTGTCGGCGAAGCTCGCGAGCGAGCACGAGGCCAAGGCGCAACACCGGATGACGCTGGGGCAGGCGCTGTCGTCGAAAAAGGTGCTGCTGCTGAGCGTGGTATATTTCGGCTTCGTCGGCGCGCTTTACGGCATGCAGTTCTGGCTGCCGCAGATCGTCAAGGCGTTCGGCTTCAACAATGTGCAGACCGGCTTCGTCACCGCGATCCCCTATCTGTTCGGCTCGGTGGCGATGGTGCTGTGGGCGCGGCATTCCGACCGGACCCGCGAGCGGGTCTGGCATGTCGGCCTGCCGCTGCTGCTCACTGCGCTGGCGCTCGGTGCCTGCGGCTACATCCAGGATCCCACGCTGACCATGGTGGCCATCACCGTGGCGGCGATCGGCGTGTTCTGCACCTTTGCGCTGTTCTGGACGCTGCCGACCGCGTGGCTGTCAGGCACCGCCGCCGCCGGCGGCATCGCGCTGATCAATTCGATCGGTAACCTCGCCGGCTTCGGCGGGCCGTATCTGATCGGCTGGATCAAGGAAGCCACCGGCAGCACGGCGACCGGTCTCTTGGTGCTGGCGATCCTGCCGCTGGTCGCAGGCCTGCTGGTGCTGTTCGGCAAGCACGGTACGACGACGGAATTCGTCGCGCCGGCGGCAGCGCGGCCGGTGAAGTAG
- a CDS encoding calcium-binding protein, giving the protein MIQLSLNDAWSKPMIAPTAPMPPDFAAPAPPEATAAPANNDAKNDADGKAVPPKTASIGQSDVVKSFLLRLQELGLSTVSGTDGNDVLSGWSNSLADAGDGNDTIDVWSGSVVDAGAGNDTVRAWSDSRVHGGDGDDRIDAWSESQVDGGAGNDTIHVWSNSIVSGGSGDDRIDAWSGAQVDGGDGNDVISVWSDSKASGGAGNDSIYAAAGNAIVNGGTGDDLISVGDNSTISFAAGDGKDTVYADRNTRLDFGQGISAAGTHVSVSGQTATITFDGSDDKITMNLHPRGPATLAFADGSTLSVSAEATPTAPLDKLA; this is encoded by the coding sequence TTGATTCAGCTCTCCCTCAACGACGCATGGTCCAAGCCGATGATCGCGCCGACGGCGCCGATGCCGCCGGACTTCGCGGCCCCGGCGCCGCCCGAGGCGACCGCCGCGCCCGCCAACAATGATGCCAAGAATGATGCGGACGGAAAGGCCGTGCCGCCAAAGACCGCGAGCATCGGTCAGTCCGACGTCGTCAAAAGCTTCCTGCTGCGGCTGCAGGAGCTCGGCCTGTCCACCGTCTCCGGCACCGACGGCAACGACGTGTTGAGCGGCTGGTCGAACAGCCTGGCCGATGCCGGTGACGGCAATGACACCATCGACGTGTGGTCCGGCAGCGTGGTCGACGCCGGCGCTGGCAACGATACCGTGCGTGCGTGGTCGGACTCGCGGGTGCATGGCGGCGACGGCGACGATCGCATCGATGCGTGGTCGGAGAGCCAGGTCGATGGCGGCGCCGGCAATGACACCATCCACGTCTGGTCGAACTCCATCGTCTCCGGCGGCAGCGGCGACGACCGCATCGACGCCTGGTCGGGCGCCCAGGTCGATGGCGGCGACGGCAACGATGTGATCTCGGTATGGAGCGACAGCAAAGCCAGCGGCGGCGCCGGCAACGACTCCATCTATGCCGCCGCGGGCAACGCTATCGTCAACGGCGGCACCGGCGACGATTTGATCTCGGTGGGCGACAATTCCACGATCAGCTTCGCTGCCGGCGACGGCAAGGATACGGTCTACGCCGATCGCAACACGCGGCTGGACTTCGGCCAGGGCATTTCCGCGGCAGGCACCCATGTCAGCGTGTCCGGGCAGACCGCGACCATCACCTTCGACGGCAGCGACGACAAGATCACCATGAACCTGCACCCGCGCGGGCCGGCGACCCTGGCTTTCGCCGACGGCTCGACCCTGTCGGTCAGTGCCGAGGCCACTCCGACGGCGCCGCTGGACAAGCTCGCCTGA
- a CDS encoding flavin-containing monooxygenase, translating into MNVQEKFASASAVSTQHFDVIVVGAGISGVGAAYHLCKQCPGTSFAVLETQHSFGGTWLTHRYPGIRSDSDLHTFGYRFKPWTSAPIATAAEILAYMGEVIAENDLAPHIRYNHRIETAAWSSADNLWTLTVNHDGVTSTYATRFLWMCQGYYNHAQGFTPEWPGMADFKGRMVHPQTWPEDIDLAGKKVVVIGSGATAATLVPAIADTCAHVTMLQRSPTFFITGRNVNDLAETLRQLEIKEEWIHEIVRRKILFDQAAFTKRAVEEPEVVKQELLKGVKAYLGEDYDIATHFTPRYRPWRQRIAFIPNGDLFQGIKAGKASVVTDEIERFTESGIALKSGKQLDADIVVTATGFNLNVLGDIAFSIDGEPLDFSQTVTYRGMMFTGVPNMVWIFGYFRASWTLRVDLVADFVCALLNHMENTGATRVEPMLRPEDRDMPLLPWIDPENFNPGYIMRGLHLLPKRGDKAEWQHNQDYWSEKNEFPAIDLEDPVFRYG; encoded by the coding sequence ATGAACGTCCAGGAAAAATTCGCCAGCGCATCGGCGGTTTCGACGCAGCATTTCGATGTCATCGTGGTGGGTGCCGGAATCTCCGGCGTCGGCGCAGCCTATCACCTCTGCAAGCAATGTCCGGGCACCAGCTTCGCGGTGCTGGAGACCCAGCACAGCTTCGGCGGAACCTGGCTGACCCATCGCTATCCCGGCATCCGCTCCGACAGCGACCTGCACACTTTCGGCTATCGCTTCAAGCCATGGACCTCGGCGCCGATCGCCACCGCCGCGGAGATCCTCGCTTATATGGGCGAGGTGATCGCCGAGAACGATCTGGCGCCGCACATCCGCTACAACCACCGCATCGAAACCGCGGCGTGGTCGTCGGCCGACAATCTGTGGACGCTGACAGTCAACCATGACGGCGTGACGTCGACCTACGCCACGCGCTTCCTGTGGATGTGCCAGGGCTACTACAACCACGCCCAGGGATTTACGCCGGAGTGGCCAGGCATGGCCGACTTCAAGGGGCGCATGGTGCATCCGCAGACCTGGCCTGAGGATATCGACCTTGCCGGCAAAAAGGTGGTGGTGATCGGCTCCGGCGCGACGGCCGCCACGCTGGTGCCGGCCATCGCCGACACATGCGCCCATGTCACCATGCTGCAGCGCTCGCCGACCTTCTTCATCACCGGCCGCAACGTCAACGATCTCGCCGAGACGCTGCGCCAGCTCGAGATCAAGGAGGAATGGATCCACGAGATCGTGCGCCGCAAGATCCTGTTCGACCAGGCCGCCTTCACCAAGCGCGCCGTCGAGGAGCCGGAGGTGGTGAAGCAGGAGCTGCTGAAGGGCGTCAAAGCCTATCTCGGCGAGGACTACGACATCGCCACCCATTTCACGCCGCGCTACCGGCCGTGGCGCCAGCGCATCGCCTTCATTCCCAACGGCGACCTGTTCCAGGGCATCAAGGCAGGCAAGGCGTCGGTGGTCACCGACGAGATCGAACGCTTCACGGAAAGCGGCATCGCCCTGAAATCCGGCAAGCAGCTCGACGCCGACATCGTCGTCACCGCCACCGGCTTCAACCTCAATGTGCTCGGCGACATCGCCTTCTCCATCGACGGCGAACCGCTCGACTTCTCGCAGACCGTCACCTATCGCGGCATGATGTTCACCGGCGTGCCCAACATGGTGTGGATCTTCGGCTATTTTCGCGCGAGCTGGACCTTGCGCGTCGACCTGGTCGCCGACTTCGTCTGCGCCCTGCTCAACCATATGGAAAACACCGGCGCGACCCGCGTGGAGCCCATGCTGCGGCCGGAAGACCGCGACATGCCGCTGCTGCCGTGGATCGATCCGGAAAATTTCAATCCCGGCTACATCATGCGCGGGCTGCATCTGCTGCCGAAGCGCGGCGACAAGGCGGAATGGCAGCACAACCAGGACTACTGGTCGGAGAAAAACGAGTTTCCCGCCATCGACCTGGAAGATCCGGTTTTCAGGTACGGGTGA
- a CDS encoding acyl-CoA dehydrogenase family protein: MTDRANLIAAKVEAFVRSVVIPCEKDPRTGPHGPSDELVQELRDRARAAGVLTPHILPDGSHLTQRETATALIASGLSPLGPLACNTMAPDEGNMYLLGKVGSAEQKARFLEPLVSGRARSAFFMTEPAEDGGAGSDPSMMQTTCTLDGNHWVINGKKKFITGAEGAKVGIVMAKSDDGACLFLVDLPDPAIRTLRILDTIDSSMPGGHAEVAIENLRVPADQMLGAAGDGFKYAQIRLSPARLSHCMRWLGLAIRANEIATDYACRRHAFGKPLVDHEGVGFMLAENLIDIKASELMIDWCAGVLDTGSLGTAESSMAKVAVSESLMRIADRCVQVMGGNGVSGDTIVEQAFREIRAFRIYDGPTEVHKWSLAKKIKRDWKNAQH, translated from the coding sequence ATGACTGACCGAGCCAACCTTATCGCCGCCAAGGTCGAGGCCTTTGTCCGCAGCGTGGTGATTCCCTGCGAGAAGGATCCGCGCACTGGACCGCACGGCCCGAGCGATGAACTGGTGCAGGAACTGCGCGACAGGGCGCGCGCCGCCGGCGTGCTGACGCCGCACATTCTGCCGGACGGATCGCACCTGACGCAGCGTGAGACGGCAACGGCGCTGATCGCATCCGGTCTGTCGCCGCTGGGACCTCTGGCCTGCAACACCATGGCGCCCGACGAGGGCAACATGTACCTGCTCGGCAAGGTCGGCAGCGCCGAGCAGAAGGCGCGCTTCCTCGAGCCGCTGGTCTCCGGCCGCGCGCGCTCGGCGTTCTTCATGACCGAGCCGGCGGAAGACGGCGGCGCCGGCTCCGATCCGTCGATGATGCAGACCACCTGCACGCTCGACGGCAATCACTGGGTCATCAACGGCAAGAAGAAATTCATCACCGGCGCGGAGGGCGCCAAAGTCGGCATCGTGATGGCGAAGTCCGACGACGGCGCCTGCCTGTTCCTGGTGGACCTGCCGGACCCCGCGATCCGTACGCTGCGCATTCTCGACACCATCGACAGTTCGATGCCCGGCGGCCATGCCGAGGTGGCTATCGAGAACCTGCGGGTGCCTGCCGACCAGATGCTCGGCGCGGCCGGCGACGGCTTCAAATATGCCCAGATCCGCCTCAGCCCGGCGCGGCTGTCGCACTGCATGCGCTGGCTGGGCCTGGCGATCCGCGCCAACGAGATCGCCACCGACTATGCCTGCCGCCGCCATGCCTTCGGCAAGCCGCTGGTGGATCACGAAGGCGTCGGCTTCATGCTGGCGGAGAACCTGATCGACATCAAGGCGTCGGAGCTGATGATCGACTGGTGCGCCGGCGTGCTCGACACCGGCTCGCTCGGCACCGCCGAGAGCTCGATGGCCAAGGTGGCAGTGTCGGAATCGCTGATGCGCATCGCCGACCGCTGCGTGCAGGTGATGGGCGGCAACGGCGTCTCCGGCGACACCATCGTCGAGCAGGCCTTTCGCGAGATCCGCGCCTTCCGCATCTATGACGGCCCCACCGAAGTGCACAAATGGTCGCTCGCCAAGAAGATCAAGCGCGACTGGAAGAACGCACAGCATTGA